A window from Citrus sinensis cultivar Valencia sweet orange chromosome 3, DVS_A1.0, whole genome shotgun sequence encodes these proteins:
- the LOC102631213 gene encoding dof zinc finger protein DOF2.5 isoform X2, with translation MEEVVSNTCNSSSSSRPPMLERKARPQEQLNCPRCNSTNTKFCYYNNYSLTQPRYFCKTCRRYWTEGGSLRNVPVGGGSRKNKRSISSSAAAASSSNNNNNNNNNYNKLIIPDLNPPSLSHFSSHENPKILKGGQDLNLGFQVMHNNANDMSQYADHPAVASKAETNTTSNDNINNNMSPVSALDLLRTGIASRAGLDHFIPTPMPDSNTLFSSGFPLQDIKPAATLSFSIDQANRFGIQDNIGNGSRLFFPFGELKQLSSASTTEVDHHSNKGTSTSTGYWNGMFGGGSW, from the coding sequence ATGGAAGAGGTAGTTTCAAATACatgcaacagcagcagcagcagcaggcCGCCGATGTTAGAAAGAAAGGCAAGGCCACAAGAGCAATTGAATTGTCCGAGATGTAACTCAACAAACACCAAGTTCTGTTATTACAACAATTACAGTCTCACACAGCCAAGATATTTCTGCAAGACTTGCAGAAGGTACTGGACTGAAGGTGGCTCTCTTAGAAATGTTCCTGTGGGAGGAGGATCAAGAAAGAACAAGAGATCTATATCAtcatcagcagcagcagcttcaagtagtaataataataataataataataataattataacaagCTTATTATTCCAGATCTAAACCCACCAAGCCTCTCACACTTTTCTTCTCATGAAAACCCTAAGATCCTCAAAGGAGGCCAGGATCTTAATCTTGGATTCCAAGTCATGCATAATAACGCAAATGACATGTCTCAATATGCTGATCATCCAGCAGTAGCGTCCAAAGCCGAAACTAATACTACCAGCAATGATAATATCAATAACAACATGTCTCCTGTTTCAGCTCTAGATCTCCTGAGGACAGGAATTGCTTCGAGGGCGGGTTTGGATCATTTTATTCCAACACCGATGCCGGATTCAAATACTTTATTTTCATCTGGGTTTCCTTTGCAAGATATCAAACCAGCAGCAACCCTAAGTTTTTCAATTGATCAAGCAAATAGGTTTGGAATTCAAGACAATATTGGTAACGGGAGCCGGCTCTTCTTTCCTTTCGGAGAACTGAAACAACTTTCAAGCGCCTCAACGACTGAAGTTGATCATCACAGCAACAAGGGAACATCCACTTCAACGGGATACTGGAATGGAATGTTTGGTGGGGGATCCTGGTga
- the LOC102631213 gene encoding dof zinc finger protein DOF2.5 isoform X1, with translation MDAAKWPQNFPEVGGVKAMEEVVSNTCNSSSSSRPPMLERKARPQEQLNCPRCNSTNTKFCYYNNYSLTQPRYFCKTCRRYWTEGGSLRNVPVGGGSRKNKRSISSSAAAASSSNNNNNNNNNYNKLIIPDLNPPSLSHFSSHENPKILKGGQDLNLGFQVMHNNANDMSQYADHPAVASKAETNTTSNDNINNNMSPVSALDLLRTGIASRAGLDHFIPTPMPDSNTLFSSGFPLQDIKPAATLSFSIDQANRFGIQDNIGNGSRLFFPFGELKQLSSASTTEVDHHSNKGTSTSTGYWNGMFGGGSW, from the exons ATGGATGCCGCTAAATGGCCACAG AACTTTCCGGAGGTTGGAGGGGTGAAGGCAATGGAAGAGGTAGTTTCAAATACatgcaacagcagcagcagcagcaggcCGCCGATGTTAGAAAGAAAGGCAAGGCCACAAGAGCAATTGAATTGTCCGAGATGTAACTCAACAAACACCAAGTTCTGTTATTACAACAATTACAGTCTCACACAGCCAAGATATTTCTGCAAGACTTGCAGAAGGTACTGGACTGAAGGTGGCTCTCTTAGAAATGTTCCTGTGGGAGGAGGATCAAGAAAGAACAAGAGATCTATATCAtcatcagcagcagcagcttcaagtagtaataataataataataataataataattataacaagCTTATTATTCCAGATCTAAACCCACCAAGCCTCTCACACTTTTCTTCTCATGAAAACCCTAAGATCCTCAAAGGAGGCCAGGATCTTAATCTTGGATTCCAAGTCATGCATAATAACGCAAATGACATGTCTCAATATGCTGATCATCCAGCAGTAGCGTCCAAAGCCGAAACTAATACTACCAGCAATGATAATATCAATAACAACATGTCTCCTGTTTCAGCTCTAGATCTCCTGAGGACAGGAATTGCTTCGAGGGCGGGTTTGGATCATTTTATTCCAACACCGATGCCGGATTCAAATACTTTATTTTCATCTGGGTTTCCTTTGCAAGATATCAAACCAGCAGCAACCCTAAGTTTTTCAATTGATCAAGCAAATAGGTTTGGAATTCAAGACAATATTGGTAACGGGAGCCGGCTCTTCTTTCCTTTCGGAGAACTGAAACAACTTTCAAGCGCCTCAACGACTGAAGTTGATCATCACAGCAACAAGGGAACATCCACTTCAACGGGATACTGGAATGGAATGTTTGGTGGGGGATCCTGGTga
- the LOC127900928 gene encoding transcription repressor MYB6-like, with amino-acid sequence MGRAPCCSKVGLQRGPWTPREDTLLTEYIQVHGEGHWRSLPKKAGLLRCGKSCRLRWMNYLRPDIKRGNITPDEDDLIIRLHSLLGNRWSLIAGRLPGRTDNEIKNYWNTHLSKRLRVQGTDPNTHKKLSEPSLVQDGIIKKRRRISKTEAEAAAAAASPVEPTGKHKLHLPKPIRVTTTYLLPRNESFARTTFSQGGEGVLAAHVLEEVPSYSLKDGDDGAAGFLVADHHLVNGSDFECQSQIFPGENSLEKLYEEYLQILKNDDEQLQLDCFAESLLK; translated from the exons ATGGGAAGGGCTCCCTGTTGTTCTAAGGTTGGGTTGCAGCGAGGTCCATGGACTCCTAGAGAAGACACATTGCTTACTGAGTACATTCAAGTTCACGGTGAAGGTCATTGGAGATCTTTGCCTAAAAAGGCtg GGCTTCTTAGATGTGGAAAGAGTTGCAGGCTAAGATGGATGAACTATCTAAGACCAGATATCAAGAGAGGCAACATAACGCCTGATGAGGATGATCTGATTATCAGATTGCATTCGCTTCTCGGGAATCGATGGTCTCTCATCGCAGGGAGGCTGCCGGGTCGAACCGATAACGAGATAAAGAATTACTGGAATACCCATCTTAGCAAAAGGCTTCGAGTTCAAGGAACCGACCCGAATACCCACAAGAAACTGTCGGAGCCATCTCTTGTTCAAGACGGAATTATcaagaaaaggagaagaatCAGTAAGACAGAGGCTGAGGCTGCGGCTGCGGCTGCATCACCTGTGGAGCCCACAGGAAAGCACAAGCTCCATCTCCCAAAGCCCATTAGGGTTACGACTACTTACCTGTTGCcaagaaatgaaagttttgCGCGTACTACTTTTTCCCAAGGAGGGGAAGGGGTCCTTGCTGCGCATGTGTTAGAAGAAGTTCCTTCTTACAGTCTCAAAGATGGTGATGATGGGGCAGCTGGGTTTCTTGTTGCGGATCATCATCTTGTTAACGGCTCTGATTTTGAGTGTCAATCTCAGATTTTTCCTGGTGAAAACTCGCTAGAGAAGCTCTATGAAGAGTATTTACAAATCCTGAAGAATGATGATGAGCAACTTCAGTTGGACTGCTTTGCTGAATCTCTTCTAAAATGA
- the LOC102630612 gene encoding pyridoxine/pyridoxamine 5'-phosphate oxidase 2 produces MGTPVTAPWKQLLLQALESQSHLKHSIYFQLATVGTNGRPSNRTVVFRGFQDNTDKIQINSDTRSRKIEELKSCPFSEICWYFTESWDQFRINGRVDVIDGSNSDPEKLQIREKSWFGCSMKARLQYLDPEQGCPSVNEQPKEFSLDPCAGPVDAFCVLILDPDQVDYLNLKSNQKLKFMSRLSDNGEKYWASLKTSPEC; encoded by the exons ATGGGAACGCCAGTAACAGCGCCATGGAAGCAGCTTCTTCTACAGGCATTGGAGTCCCAGTCTCACCTCAAGCACTCTATTTACTTTCAGCTT GCAACAGTTGGAACCAACGGCAGGCCTTCGAATCGCACTGTCGTTTTCCG AGGATTTCAAGACAACACTGACAAGATACAGATCAATTCTGATACACGAAGTCGAAag ATTGAGGAGCTTAAATCTTGTCCATTTTCTGAG ATATGCTGGTACTTTACTGAATCTTGGGATCAGTTTCGGATCAATGGAAGAGTTGATGTTATTGATGGGTCCAACTCTGATCCTGAAAAACTGCAG ATAAGAGAGAAATCATGGTTTGGCTGTTCCATGAAAGCGCGATTGCAGTACTTGGATCCTGAGCAAGGTTGCCCCAGTGTTAATGAACAACCCAAGGAGTTTTCTCTAGATCCTTGTGCAGGCCCAGTTGATGCATTTTGCGTGCTGATTCTTGATCCAGATCAG GTTGATTACTTGAATTTGAAGAGTAACCAGAAGCTAAAATTTATGTCTAGACTAAGTGACAATGGAGAGAAATACTGGGCTTCATTGAAGACCAGCCCAGAATGTTGA
- the LOC127900533 gene encoding laccase-6-like, translating into MASFTTSLMLWLCLLFCVHTVHVMATWPRGRSTRFYEFKIQATRVNKLCNAKDIVTVNNMFPGPVVYAQEDDRIIVKVTNQSPYNATIHWHGVRQRLSCWFDGPAYITQCPIQSGQTFTYEFTMFQQKGTFFWHAHVSWLRGTVYGAIVVYPKTGVPYPFQFPYQEHIIILGEYWLQDVVQLERQVLASGGAPPPSNAYTINGHPGPNYNCSANDVYKIEVVPGKTYLLRLINAGLNMENFFAIANHKLTIVEADAEYTKPFSTDRVMLGPGQTVNVLVTADQPIGKYSMAMGPYMSAQGVSFQNISAIAYFQYLGAQPNSLALPATLPRFNDNLAVKTVMDGLRSLNPVPVPKEIDANLFVTIGLNVQKCRSGNPQQNCRGLNNGVMAASMNNISFIKPNVSVLEAYYKKIDGIFTEDFPEAPLKFYDFVNGAPNNIPNDTNSMNGTRTKVLEFGTRVQIILQDTATVTTENHPIHLHGYNFYVVGYGTGNYDPQTANFNLIDPPYMNTIGVPVGGWAAIRFTADNPGVWFMHCHFDIHQSWGLGTVLIVKNGKGELETLPHPPADFPRC; encoded by the exons ATGGCTAGCTTCACCACTTCATTGATGCTATGGCTATGCTTGTTATTCTGTGTTCACACTGTTCATGTTATGGCAACGTGGCCTCGAGGGAGATCAACGAGGTTTTACGAATTCAAG ATACAAGCCACGAGAGTTAACAAACTGTGTAACGCCAAAGACATCGTCACAGTCAACAACATGTTTCCAGGCCCCGTCGTTTACGCCCAAGAAGACGATAGAATCATTGTCAAAGTCACCAATCAATCCCCCTACAATGCGACAATTCACtg gCATGGCGTGAGGCAGAGACTATCGTGCTGGTTTGATGGTCCAGCTTATATCACCCAGTGTCCAATTCAATCTGGACAAACTTTCACGTACGAGTTCACAATGTTTCAGCAAAAGGGCACCTTTTTCTGGCATGCTCACGTTTCTTGGCTTAGAGGCACCGTTTACGGTGCCATTGTTGTGTATCCCAAGACCGGAGTCCCTTACCCTTTTCAATTTCCCTATCAAGAGCATATCATTATACTAG GGGAATATTGGCTGCAAGACGTGGTGCAACTTGAACGACAAGTTCTAGCTAGCGGAGGTGCTCCTCCTCCATCTAACGCTTATACGATCAACGGTCACCCAGGGCCCAACTACAACTGCTCCGCCAACG ATGTGTATAAGATTGAAGTGGTTCCGGGGAAGACGTATCTATTAAGGCTAATAAACGCAGGCTTAAACATGGAGAACTTCTTTGCCATTGCAAATCACAAATTAACAATCGTTGAAGCTGATGCCGAGTACACAAAGCCATTCAGTACAGACCGTGTGATGCTTGGACCAGGGCAGACCGTGAACGTCCTTGTCACGGCGGATCAGCCAATTGGAAAATATTCAATGGCCATGGGACCTTACATGTCAGCACAAGGGGTTTCATTTCAAAACATATCAGCAATTGCTTACTTCCAATACTTGGGTGCCCAGCCTAACAGCCTCGCCTTACCCGCTACATTACCTAGATTTAATGATAATCTTGCTGTTAAAACTGTCATGGATGGATTAAGAAGCCTAAATCCCGTACCAGTTCCGAAAGAAATCGACGCTAATCTTTTCGTCACTATTGGATTAAATGTCCAAAAGTGCCGGTCTGGGAACCCTCAACAAAATTGCCGAGGGCTAAATAACGGGGTTATGGCTGCTTCTATGAAcaatattagttttattaagCCTAATGTTTCAGTCTTAGAAGCTTATTATAAGAAGATTGATGGTATTTTCACTGAAGACTTTCCTGAAGCACCCTTGAAATTCTATGACTTTGTCAATGGGGCACCCAATAATATCCCTAATGACACAAATTCCATGAATGGGACTAGGACCAAGGTCCTTGAATTTGGAACCAGGGTGCAAATTATTTTGCAAGACACTGCAACCGTCACCACTGAAAATCACCCAATTCATCTCCACGGCTATAACTTCTATGTTGTCGGGTACGGTACCGGAAACTATGACCCTCAAACGGcgaatttcaatttgattgaTCCTCCTTATATGAACACAATCGGTGTCCCGGTGGGCGGATGGGCTGCAATTCGATTCACTGCTGACAATCCAg gGGTTTGGTTTATGCATTGTCACTTTGATATACACCAGTCATGGGGATTAGGTACGGTGCTGATAgtgaaaaatggaaaaggaGAGCTAGAGACACTTCCACATCCACCAGCAGACTTTCCCCGTTGTTGA